The following nucleotide sequence is from Drosophila kikkawai strain 14028-0561.14 chromosome 2L, DkikHiC1v2, whole genome shotgun sequence.
AAAACAAGAACTTGCTGCGAAACAACTCAACCTGCAAAATTGTGAACAGCTGAAATATAAAACGCAAAGTTCGGATGAAATCGAAATTCGCCAGAAATGGCGATAAccacaattttttattattacagaTGATTAATACAAGccataaattctgaagtggacgTGCAACTGCGCCATTATATACTTGATGTAGGCGTTTGTGGGATAAGTGTTTACAACATCCTCAATATTAGAGGCAACTGATAAACAggatttaaaagaatttaaagaaaaatgtgtaaaaatatttcaaagccATCTGTCGaacactttttttaaaaacttaatcaAATCATCATGTAACACGAAAGAGAgataactttggccagccaaagcttgtatacccttgcaggtaacaattaaaatacaacatagctaagccaaaaaagcattaatttcaattcggaaagcagttttgtgttagtttttattactttaaaaaaactgcataccaaatttaaaattttaagaaatcaaaatttttggacatttttgctaattttaatgatgtaaccccttatcaaatttcgcaaaaatggccaaaaaatcgatttcttccggacatgtctagaaagattcgcatgtttatgctgatctagaatatatatggtttatggggtcggaaatgattccttgacttagaaaaatattattttgtattataaaatctgattttttatattaaaaaacttcttgatttattttatacatttttaaatttaaaattatcataactcggccaaaagagcattaattttaaatcggaaaactgttctgtgcaagattttctacagttaataaatctgcatacttcatttaaaaattttgaaaattcaattttttatcaaaatcaaaaattttaatgatgtaaccccttataaaattttgcaaaaatggacaaaaatcgatttcttcctggcatatctagaatgattcccctgttgatgctgatcaagaatatatatggtttatagggtcggaaacgactccttcactgcgttgcaaacatctgactgaaattataataccctgcaagggtataaaaatataaataagtgcAAGCAAGGAAGCAGGGAACAGTTTCTTAATAAAATAGTTATTTGGTAACTAAGCTGTATATtggagttatttatttatatattaataatttactaATAGAGTCGAATCAAAATTCAATGTAACAATGATGATGACGTATGAATACATTTACTTAAGGCGTCATCTTTCCTGGTTTTCAAACGCCTAACTAGAATTATATTACCCATTCCAAgggtatataaaaaaacagcAGCTAACTACTCCTGAAAGTATGCTCTACCCAAAGCCACTTGAGTTCATTCGAATGTGGAAAACGCCAACACACAGAATGTTTGCCTTGTAACCCATCTCGACATAACCGTTCAATTTGCAGTTCATGTCTTGAGTTCTTTTTTCGTGTTTGGCTCCTTGCTGTTAACCAGTTCACGTGCAAAATTGCAATGACCCAAAGGACACGACGGTGTTCGCACACCGACACACCTGCCGGACCATTTGCACCCCGCCTCGATCCCCTCCAGCACCTGTGGTCGCCGTGCTAACCGCCTTGACAACCGTAGATGGTGAAAGGTAACCTAAAACGTCAACAGGAAAAGCCGGCAGAAACACAAGCAAGAATAGGAACACTCGCAGCAATTTGCAGCATTTAATCAACAATTAGTGCGTCCTGGAAAGTGTCTGCGAAGACCAAAACGAAAGACTCCAGGCAAAAAGCGTCACAGCAATCAAGGATGAAAACCATCGGGCAACTGGGTGGCACTTGAAATGGAAACTTATGGCAGTCTACCCCCAATCAATTCACTTTACCTATGACAACTTTGCTTCTCCTGTTCGTGTTCCTGTGAActtttatttgcctttggGCCAATCATTAAGTAAATTTGCTATTCGTCTCTGTCTGCAGTTATGGATATGATGTGGTCAGTCCTGCTTCTGCTCTCTGTAGACTGTGTCAATATTTGGCCTTAAGGTTTTTCTGGGTCAATTGCTTCCGTTGGATATGATGCTGAATGGACCGACAGAGGAGCAGCTGCCTCCCAGGCAAGACCCACAAGTTCTTTGATTAAATTGGTCTCAAAAGTCATAAAATTTGGCTATTTAAAGCAGGCTTTTAAATACAGATGAAATATAAGGCCAAATATCACCTCTAACttgtaatatttttggaattattGCTACCTTGGGCATATATGTATACCTATGGGTTCTAATGGTTACTGAGGCTGAATCGAAATTGAAATACAATAAACCAAGCTTAAAGTTGAAAATagagtttattatttatttaaataccaCTTGTTGAACTAATCCAGTTGCGCACCGAAGCCACTCGGGAGTAGACGCCCGGATAGCTGGGCCTGGCGCATCCGTAGCCCCAGGAGACGACTCCCCAAAGAATGCCGTCGGCAGCCAGAGGACCTCCAGAGTCACCTTGGCAGGCGTCCTTGCCGCCCTCGGGCAATCCGGCACAGATCATGCGATCCGTGATACTGCCAAAGCTTCCGTAGGCCTCCGTGCACTGACTCTGGCTTACTTTCGGCACGGTTACGGCTCGGAGGACAGCCGTGGACTCCTGGGCGCTTTGCGTGTTTCCCCAACCGGAAACGAGTACAGGAGTGCCATCTGCAATGTCCGCATCCTGGTCGGGCAGTCCCACAAAGGCCTGTGTCACATTCTGCGCATTGTAATCCTCCAGTTCAAGGAGCGAGAAGTCAAAATCTATGGTGTAGGCATCGAACTTGGGGTGCCGATGGACTCGCTTGATCCCCACCAGCACTCCGCCGTCGGCAGTGCGCGAAGAGCCGATTCGGACCTTGGACAGCAGTATGGCGGACCCTTCAGTGCAGTGGGCGGCGGTGAGAACCCAACCCTGGGCGATCAGAGAACCGCCACAGAAGTGATAGCTCCGCTGCAGGGAAACCTGGTAGGGAATGGCCTTTATATTGGTCTCCTGGCCACCCACAATGCGGCCATCCAGGCGTGGTCGCCTCACGGTGGCCGCCAGGCTCAGGTTCGCCAGGAGGATCCCGATGAGAAGCAGCTGAAGAATGGTCCGTTCCATGTCCGAGTCTTCGATGATAGATCGCTTGTGCTGAAGGGGCCACCCGATACACCCTTATATAGCGCCCGGCAATCAATCAGACCGACTATCAACCGCGATTTCAGGGTCAATCCCTGCACACTCGCCTCACCTCGCACTGTCCACTTGGCCTAGTTTGATGAGCTGGCCCCCAATAAACTTTATTGTCGCGAAATAAACGACGTTAACTACTCCATTGGCGTTATCTAAGAGGGTAATCGATCAATTGCCTTAATCTAGTGCACTATTTTACAGCTTAAGCCAGGTCAGAAACTTGTTGTTGGAGGGCATCTCCACCAGCTTCTCCAGCTCCAGACCGTTTTCCAGAGCCACCGCCTTAAGATCCTTGATGTCGCGAACGCCCCAGGAGGCGTCTCTGCTCCGTAGGCTCCTGTCGAAGTCAACGTTGCTCTGCGGCACGAGGACGCCGTCCTGGGCGTAGGGTCCATAGGTGAACATCCTGCCACCCTTCTTTAGTAGCTGCCCGGCAGCCCTAAAGAGTCCCAGCGAACAGGACCAAGGACTGATGTGCATCATGTTGGAGTTAAACATGTAATCGAAGCTGCCTGGTGTCGGGGGCACTTCCCAGTCTCTGGGGTCCTGAGTAATGTCCACACAAAAGGGTGCTCTTATGTTGCCGGTGGGGCAATCCTTTGCGTAGGCGGCAATGGAGTCCAACTGCTGCCTCTCGTACTCCGTCGGCTGGAAGGTGATGTTGGGCAGCAGCGGTGCCAAGAATCCCGCATGTTGTCCCGATCCGGAGGCAATCTCCAGCAACTGCAAGTTCTTTGATTCCCGGTCAACTTGCGCCAGAAGAGCCTCGGAAATCGGCTGGGAATTGCGGTCCGCGGAAGGATGTGTTCTCTTGGCGAAACTGGAACGAGGAAAGATGTGCAGGAGTCGCTTTGTCAGGTGGTGTCTGTGAGCCATTAAGTTGAGTATTTTGAGGATTAAACGAATATGCCAGTTGTTTACCTCATTTTGTTGTTAGGATATCCAAGGAAGTGTTGCCAACTTAGCTTATTAATAGCTGAAAAGCAAGGGCTTAAATTCtagatttttgaaaatatcttTTTCAAATTTTGGTATAACTTTTCttactaaattaaataacttttataataatttaacagttaatttttttaaatctatattttttcaagaaaTTATGTCAGCACTGATGCGATGTTCCTGGCTCAGACTGGCAACACTGGCTGATGCAttgtgttttaaataattagtatttaaaGGTTTCCCGACGCTTTACTACGAAAATATGATAATTGGATATTAAACACTACCGCAAACACAGATTTTTAAAGTAGTGAATTAAGTATGGAACTTAAAAACATGAATCGCACTATTTTATTTGCGAAGTCTGGCAGCGTTGTAGTTTGTTTTAGTGAGACCAAACGAGGGAATCCAAGAATCTTCTGAATTTTTGGCCGGCTATTGACTTTCAAACTAAACAACCAAACGGTCGCACTTTTCCctgctttgttttttgcaaaaacaaaattatattaattttatttgattgtcGGGCATATTTAACTGATCCGAAACTTCAAAATGTCGGACAATGATGACGATTTCATgtgcgacgacgacgaggattATGGACTGGTAGGAAAAGCGTGGGGAAACCCCCAATGGATGCCGGCTTCTGGTGTCTCAAATTGTTGCATTTATAGGAGTACTCAGAGGACAGCAATTCGGAGCCGGACGTGGACCTGGAGAACCAGTACTACAATAGCAAGGCCCTGAAGGAGGAGGAACCCAAGGCTGCCTTGGCCAGTTTCCAGAAGGTGCTCGACCTGGAGAACGGCGAGAAGGGAGAATGGGGCTTCAAGGCGCTGAAACAAATGATTAAAATCAACTTTAGGCTGGTAAGATAGTGCAAACAAAGTCCTCAACGAGTATGTATAACATAATCTCTACAAAGTGCAACTACGATGAGATGATGGTGCGTTATAAGCAGCTACTGACTTATATTAAAAGCGCTGTGACCAGAAACCACTCGGAAAAGAGCATCAATTCGATCCTGGACTATATATCCACCTCAAAGAATGTAAGTACTAAGAATCAACCAACCAGAAGGCAGCTTACTAACTGAATAACTTGAATTCCAGATGGCCCTGCTTCAGAACTTCTACGAGACCACGCTGGACGCCCTGCGCGATGCCAAAAACGACCGGCTTTGGTTCAAGACCAACACCAAGCTGGGCAAGCTCTACTTTGACCGCAGCGACTTTACCAAGCTGCAGAAGATACTCAAACAGCTGCACCAGAGCTGCCAGACGGACGATGGCGAGGACGACCTGAAGAAGGGCACCCAGCTGCTGGAGATCTATGCCCTTGAAATCCAGATGTACACGGTGCAGAAGAACAACAAGAAGCTCAAGGCTCTCTACGAGCAGTCCCTCCACATCAAGTCGGCCATTCCGCATCCCCTGATCATGGGCGTGATCCGTGAGTGTGGCGGAAAAATGCATCTCCGCGAGGGCGAGTTCGAGAAGGCGCACACCGACTTCTTTGAGGCGTTCAAGAACTACGATGAGAGCGGGTCCCCCCGGAGAACCACCTGCTTGAAGTACTTGGTTTTGGCCAACATGTGAGTTGAAAATTAACTTGAATAGTTTGTGAGATTAAGTAATCGCATTTCATTTTAAGGCTGATGAAATCCGGCATCAATCCGTTCGACTCCCAGGAGGCCAAGCCGTACAAGAACGACCCCGAGATCCTGGCCATGACCAATCTCGTCAACTCCTATCAAAACAACGACATCAATGAGTTCGAGACCATCCTGCGTCAGCACCGCAGCAACATAATGGCCGATCAGTTCATTCGGGAGCACATCGAGGACCTCTTGCGCAACATTCGCACTCAGGTGCTCATTAAACTGATAAGGCCATACAAGAACATCGCTATACCCTTCATTGCCAATGCGCTGAACATCGAGCCAGCGGAGGTCGAGAGTCTGCTGGTCTCCTGCATCCTGGATGAGTAAGAAAACATTTGAACACGCTGAGTATTCaactaatatttatttcatttgcaGCACTATCAAGGGACGCATCGACCAGGTGAACCAAGTGCTCCAGCTAGACAAGATCAACAGCAGCGCCTCGCGCTACAATGCCCTGGAGAAGTGGTCCAACCAAATCCAATCGCTACAGTTCGCGGTGGTCCAGAAAATGGCCTAACTATAGCTATGCTGTATACTAAAACTTTAAAGCcgattaaaaattatacaactTTAATCAAACAGCTAGAGATGATTCGTTGTGGGCAGCTCCGGTGGAAAGTGTTTGACCTTTTCCGCAACATTTATACATCGAGATACGCAATCGGTAGATGCCAAAGGCCAACAGGGAAAAGCAGCAGATCAGAGCC
It contains:
- the Try29F gene encoding trypsin-1; translated protein: MERTILQLLLIGILLANLSLAATVRRPRLDGRIVGGQETNIKAIPYQVSLQRSYHFCGGSLIAQGWVLTAAHCTEGSAILLSKVRIGSSRTADGGVLVGIKRVHRHPKFDAYTIDFDFSLLELEDYNAQNVTQAFVGLPDQDADIADGTPVLVSGWGNTQSAQESTAVLRAVTVPKVSQSQCTEAYGSFGSITDRMICAGLPEGGKDACQGDSGGPLAADGILWGVVSWGYGCARPSYPGVYSRVASVRNWISSTSGI
- the LOC108082843 gene encoding UPF0585 protein CG18661 isoform X2 produces the protein MSFAKRTHPSADRNSQPISEALLAQVDRESKNLQLLEIASGSGQHAGFLAPLLPNITFQPTEYERQQLDSIAAYAKDCPTGNIRAPFCVDITQDPRDWEVPPTPGSFDYMFNSNMMHISPWSCSLGLFRAAGQLLKKGGRMFTYGPYAQDGVLVPQSNVDFDRSLRSRDASWGVRDIKDLKAVALENGLELEKLVEMPSNNKFLTWLKL
- the LOC108082843 gene encoding UPF0585 protein CG18661 isoform X1, whose translation is MRHHLTKRLLHIFPRSSFAKRTHPSADRNSQPISEALLAQVDRESKNLQLLEIASGSGQHAGFLAPLLPNITFQPTEYERQQLDSIAAYAKDCPTGNIRAPFCVDITQDPRDWEVPPTPGSFDYMFNSNMMHISPWSCSLGLFRAAGQLLKKGGRMFTYGPYAQDGVLVPQSNVDFDRSLRSRDASWGVRDIKDLKAVALENGLELEKLVEMPSNNKFLTWLKL
- the alien gene encoding COP9 signalosome complex subunit 2, which produces MSDNDDDFMCDDDEDYGLEYSEDSNSEPDVDLENQYYNSKALKEEEPKAALASFQKVLDLENGEKGEWGFKALKQMIKINFRLCNYDEMMVRYKQLLTYIKSAVTRNHSEKSINSILDYISTSKNMALLQNFYETTLDALRDAKNDRLWFKTNTKLGKLYFDRSDFTKLQKILKQLHQSCQTDDGEDDLKKGTQLLEIYALEIQMYTVQKNNKKLKALYEQSLHIKSAIPHPLIMGVIRECGGKMHLREGEFEKAHTDFFEAFKNYDESGSPRRTTCLKYLVLANMLMKSGINPFDSQEAKPYKNDPEILAMTNLVNSYQNNDINEFETILRQHRSNIMADQFIREHIEDLLRNIRTQVLIKLIRPYKNIAIPFIANALNIEPAEVESLLVSCILDDTIKGRIDQVNQVLQLDKINSSASRYNALEKWSNQIQSLQFAVVQKMA